A genomic window from Sphingobacterium sp. BN32 includes:
- a CDS encoding OmpA family protein, translating to MNYSTIKKTAVAASLVAALGFAETAQAQTPTVFGGRSQYRTWSIGVQGGITTPNTILGGSNAFGQKVGYFQNKVGEYYGLTIRKQFSHLFGLELEGNRGRIKTYNHELAPNGGVENSLLAKSAETSVNWAASLNGVFQLGTIDFMRRENAVNFYAKVGLGVMAHNPVQFANNDFTGTEVFNKEGQWGEEIFGDREATGDRDNRLTGFIPVGVGVKFKLSEVVALNLGYTMNFTDDNLLYGPARSDYKGKFSNVYGGLEFTLGSRDKESLTFTNPVATLYDELKDPSLRNEVEALKQRVSTLEGTVDQLSKDSDGDGVSDKFDKCPGTPAGTVVDGSGCPIKFPEAQQLTETGSGYYAPIQFEFDSSVLKTESYSTLDKLAKELRDNNASVTLDGYASAEGTEAYNLNLSKDRANAVKQYLVNAGVSASSISANGKGESNPVASNDTEEGRVQNRRVEIKK from the coding sequence ATGAACTATTCTACAATTAAAAAAACAGCTGTTGCAGCTTCTTTAGTAGCCGCTTTAGGTTTCGCAGAGACTGCACAAGCACAAACCCCAACTGTATTTGGTGGTAGATCACAATACAGAACTTGGTCAATCGGTGTTCAAGGTGGTATCACTACTCCTAACACAATCTTAGGCGGTTCTAACGCGTTTGGTCAAAAAGTTGGTTACTTCCAAAATAAAGTAGGTGAGTACTATGGTTTAACTATCCGTAAACAATTCTCTCACTTATTCGGTTTAGAGTTAGAAGGTAACCGTGGTCGTATCAAAACTTACAACCATGAATTAGCGCCTAACGGTGGTGTTGAGAACAGTTTATTAGCAAAATCTGCTGAAACTTCAGTTAACTGGGCAGCTAGCTTAAATGGTGTATTCCAATTAGGTACTATCGACTTCATGAGAAGAGAAAACGCTGTTAATTTCTACGCTAAAGTTGGTTTAGGTGTTATGGCTCATAACCCAGTTCAATTTGCTAACAATGACTTCACAGGTACTGAAGTTTTCAACAAAGAAGGACAATGGGGTGAAGAAATCTTCGGAGATCGTGAAGCTACTGGAGATCGTGACAACCGTTTAACAGGATTTATCCCAGTTGGTGTTGGTGTTAAATTTAAATTATCTGAAGTTGTTGCCTTGAACTTAGGTTACACAATGAACTTCACTGATGATAACTTATTGTACGGACCAGCTAGATCTGACTACAAAGGTAAATTCTCTAACGTATACGGTGGTTTAGAGTTCACTCTAGGTTCACGTGATAAAGAAAGCTTAACTTTCACAAACCCAGTTGCTACTTTATATGATGAGTTAAAAGATCCTTCATTACGTAACGAAGTTGAAGCATTGAAACAACGCGTATCTACTTTAGAAGGTACTGTTGATCAATTAAGCAAAGACTCTGACGGTGACGGTGTATCTGATAAATTTGACAAATGTCCAGGAACTCCTGCAGGTACTGTAGTTGATGGTTCAGGATGTCCAATCAAATTCCCAGAAGCACAACAATTAACTGAGACTGGTTCAGGTTACTACGCTCCAATTCAATTCGAATTTGATAGCTCAGTATTAAAAACTGAATCTTACTCAACTTTAGATAAATTAGCTAAAGAATTGCGTGACAACAACGCATCTGTAACTTTAGATGGTTATGCATCTGCAGAAGGTACTGAAGCTTACAACTTGAACTTATCTAAAGACCGTGCTAATGCAGTAAAACAATACTTAGTAAACGCTGGAGTATCTGCATCAAGCATTTCGGCTAACGGAAAAGGCGAGTCTAACCCAGTAGCATCAAATGATACTGAAGAAGGTCGTGTTCAAAACCGTCGTGTTGAGATCAAAAAATAA